From a single Anabas testudineus chromosome 5, fAnaTes1.2, whole genome shotgun sequence genomic region:
- the sema3fb gene encoding semaphorin-3F isoform X1 — MLLDGLWTVHALLALSSFALGNPVSNDPLAAPRVFISFKELRSTGTAHHFAYLLNTSDYRILRMDEDHDRMYVGSKDHILSLDLHDINKDPHIIHWPVSERRRMECLVSGKDANDECANFIRLIEPWNRTQLYVCGTGAYNPVCTFVNRGRKPQTSMYLQMAQARGRASRAAEPSAVHETLGLKEEIFHLEPGKVESGKGKCSYDPKLNSVSALINGELYAGVYVDFMGTDSAIFRTLGTKTAMRTDQYNSRWLNDPTFIHVQLIPDSAERNDDKLYFFFREKSSEMGQSPVTQSRIGRICLNDDGGHCCLVNKWSTFLKARLICSVPGADGMETHFDELRDVYIQPTQDTKNPVIYGVFSVSGSVFKGSAVCVYSMADIRMVFNGPFAHKEGPNYQWVAYTGKIPYPRPGTCPGGTFTPNMKSTKDYADEVINFMRNHPAMYNAVYPVHKRPLVVRTNVDYEFTTITVDQVTAADGNYEVLFLGTDKGTVQKVIVLPSDDLQTEELVLEEVEVFKVPTPITTMKISSKRQQLYVSSGVGLTQLALHRCDVYGEACADCCLARDPYCAWDGKSCSRYSASQKRSDPFRRSRRQDVKYGNPIRQCRGFNSNANKNTLEMVQYGVEGSSTFLECQARSPHAVIKWHLQRDNSDRRKEMRSDGRALKTEQGLLLRSLQPSDSGMYQCTATEKNFKHTLVKLQLVVLSSRAVNNLLVEGVGGLVPSSLHSSTTQWTPSTGQYKDLLTILSQPEMSLINQYCQDYWQFGDPLLGALKAKDLKELKEQKKPRNRRHHGEGEEEEEQYGIET, encoded by the exons AACTCAGATCCACCGGTACCGCTCATCACTTCGCCTACCTCCTCAACACATCTGACTACAGGATCCTGCGTATGGATGAGGACCATGACCGCATGTACGTCGGCAGCAAGGACCACATCCTGTCCTTAGACCTCCATGACATCAACAAGGACCCACATATT ATCCACTGGCCAGTGTCCGAACGAAGAAGGATGGAGTGCCTTGTGAGTGGGAAGGACGCCAAT GATGAGTGTGCAAACTTCATTCGTCTGATCGAGCCGTGGAACCGGACCCAGCTGTATGTCTGTGGAACAGGAGCTTACAATCCAGTCTGTACCTTTGTCAACCGCGGACGCAAACCTCAG ACGTCCATGTATCTGCAGATGGCCCAGGCCAGAGGAAGGGCTAGCCGCGCAGCTGAACCCAGCGCGGTGCATGAGACACTCGGACTGAAG GAAGAAATCTTCCATTTGGAGCCAGGCAAAGTGGAATCTGGGAAAGGAAAGTGCTCCTATGACCCGAAACTCAACAGCGTGTCAGCTTTGATCA atGGTGAACTATATGCTGGCGTCTATGTTGACTTTATGGGAACAGACTCCGCCATTTTCCGTACTTTGGGGACAAAGACTGCCATGCGAACAGATCAGTATAACTCCAGATGGTTGAATG ACCCCACTTTCATCCATGTACAGCTCATCCCAGACAGTGCTGAGAGAAATGATGACAAGCTGTATTTCTTCTTCCGGGAGAAGTCCTCTGAGATGGGCCAGAGTCCTGTGACCCAGTCCCGTATAGGACGCATCTGCTTG AACGATGACGGAGGCCACTGCTGTCTGGTGAACAAGTGGAGCACCTTCCTGAAGGCCAGGCTCATCTGCTCGGTGCCGGGGGCCGACGGCATGGAGACGCACTTCGATGAGCTCC GAGATGTTTACATACAGCCAACACAGGACACAAAAAATCCTGTGATATATGgagtcttctctgtctctgg CTCTGTCTTCAAAGgctcagcagtttgtgtctACTCCATGGCCGACATCCGCATGGTTTTCAACGGACCCTTTGCACACAAGGAGGGTCCCAATTACCAGTGGGTGGCCTACACGGGGAAGATTCCCTACCCCCGCCCTGGCACG TGCCCTGGAGGCACATTCACCCCGAACATGAAGTCTACTAAGGACTATGCAGATGAAGTGATTAACTTCATGAGGAATCACCCTGCCATGTACAATGCAGTGTACCCAGTACACAAGCGCCCCCTGGTGGTCCGGACAAACGTGGACTATGAGTTCACCACCATCACAGTGGACCAGGTGACGGCAGCGGATGGCAACTATGAAGTGCTCTTCTTGGGAACTG ACAAGGGGACAGTTCAGAAAGTCATTGTGCTGCCCAGCGATGACCTGCAGACTGAGGAGCTGGTCCTAGAGGAGGTAGAGGTGTTCAAG GTCCCTACTCCAATCACAACAATGAAGATTTCGTCCAAAAGG CAACAGCTGTATGTATCATCTGGGGTTGGATTGACCCAGTTGGCTCTTCACCGGTGTGATGTGTACGGCGAAGCCTGCGCTGACTGCTGCCTGGCCAGAGACCCGTACTGTGCCTGGGATGGCAAGTCCTGCTCCCGTTACTCTGCCTCACAGAAGAG GTCTGACCCCTTTAGACGGAGCCGGAGGCAGGATGTTAAGTACGGGAACCCCATCCGCCAGTGCCGAGGCTTCAACTCTAATG CCAATAAGAACACTCTGGAGATGGTGCAATATGGGGTGGAGGGAAGCAGTACGTTCCTAGAGTGTCAGGCCCGCTCTCCACATGCTGTCATCAAATGGCATTTGCAGAGAGATAACAGCGACCGCAGGAAAGAG atgCGTTCTGATGGCCGGGCTTTGAAGACAGAGCAAGGTCTTCTTCTGCGGTCTCTGCAGCCCTCCGACTCCGGCATGTACCAGTGCACGGCCACAGAGAAGAACTTCAAGCACACACTGGTGAAGCTGCAGTTGGTGGTGCTTTCGAGCCGGGCTGTCAACAACCTGCTAGTAGAGGGTGTGGGAGGACTGGTGCCCTCTTCCCTCCACTCCAGCACTACCCAGTGGACCCCCAGCACAGGCCAGTACAAGGACCTGTTGACCATCCTGAGCCAGCCAGAGATGAGCCTGATTAATCAATACTGCCAGGACTACTGGCAGTTCGGAGACCCACTTCTGGGCGCCCTTAAGGCCAAAGACCTGAAGGAGCTCAAGGAGCAAAAGAAACCCCGCAACCGCCGGCATCATggggaaggggaggaggaagaggagcagtaTGGAATAGAGACATGA
- the sema3fb gene encoding semaphorin-3F isoform X2, with protein MLLDGLWTVHALLALSSFALGNPVSNDPLAAPRVFISFKELRSTGTAHHFAYLLNTSDYRILRMDEDHDRMYVGSKDHILSLDLHDINKDPHIIHWPVSERRRMECLVSGKDANDECANFIRLIEPWNRTQLYVCGTGAYNPVCTFVNRGRKPQTSMYLQMAQARGRASRAAEPSAVHETLGLKEEIFHLEPGKVESGKGKCSYDPKLNSVSALINGELYAGVYVDFMGTDSAIFRTLGTKTAMRTDQYNSRWLNDPTFIHVQLIPDSAERNDDKLYFFFREKSSEMGQSPVTQSRIGRICLNDDGGHCCLVNKWSTFLKARLICSVPGADGMETHFDELRDVYIQPTQDTKNPVIYGVFSVSGSVFKGSAVCVYSMADIRMVFNGPFAHKEGPNYQWVAYTGKIPYPRPGTCPGGTFTPNMKSTKDYADEVINFMRNHPAMYNAVYPVHKRPLVVRTNVDYEFTTITVDQVTAADGNYEVLFLGTDKGTVQKVIVLPSDDLQTEELVLEEVEVFKVPTPITTMKISSKRQQLYVSSGVGLTQLALHRCDVYGEACADCCLARDPYCAWDGKSCSRYSASQKRRSRRQDVKYGNPIRQCRGFNSNANKNTLEMVQYGVEGSSTFLECQARSPHAVIKWHLQRDNSDRRKEMRSDGRALKTEQGLLLRSLQPSDSGMYQCTATEKNFKHTLVKLQLVVLSSRAVNNLLVEGVGGLVPSSLHSSTTQWTPSTGQYKDLLTILSQPEMSLINQYCQDYWQFGDPLLGALKAKDLKELKEQKKPRNRRHHGEGEEEEEQYGIET; from the exons AACTCAGATCCACCGGTACCGCTCATCACTTCGCCTACCTCCTCAACACATCTGACTACAGGATCCTGCGTATGGATGAGGACCATGACCGCATGTACGTCGGCAGCAAGGACCACATCCTGTCCTTAGACCTCCATGACATCAACAAGGACCCACATATT ATCCACTGGCCAGTGTCCGAACGAAGAAGGATGGAGTGCCTTGTGAGTGGGAAGGACGCCAAT GATGAGTGTGCAAACTTCATTCGTCTGATCGAGCCGTGGAACCGGACCCAGCTGTATGTCTGTGGAACAGGAGCTTACAATCCAGTCTGTACCTTTGTCAACCGCGGACGCAAACCTCAG ACGTCCATGTATCTGCAGATGGCCCAGGCCAGAGGAAGGGCTAGCCGCGCAGCTGAACCCAGCGCGGTGCATGAGACACTCGGACTGAAG GAAGAAATCTTCCATTTGGAGCCAGGCAAAGTGGAATCTGGGAAAGGAAAGTGCTCCTATGACCCGAAACTCAACAGCGTGTCAGCTTTGATCA atGGTGAACTATATGCTGGCGTCTATGTTGACTTTATGGGAACAGACTCCGCCATTTTCCGTACTTTGGGGACAAAGACTGCCATGCGAACAGATCAGTATAACTCCAGATGGTTGAATG ACCCCACTTTCATCCATGTACAGCTCATCCCAGACAGTGCTGAGAGAAATGATGACAAGCTGTATTTCTTCTTCCGGGAGAAGTCCTCTGAGATGGGCCAGAGTCCTGTGACCCAGTCCCGTATAGGACGCATCTGCTTG AACGATGACGGAGGCCACTGCTGTCTGGTGAACAAGTGGAGCACCTTCCTGAAGGCCAGGCTCATCTGCTCGGTGCCGGGGGCCGACGGCATGGAGACGCACTTCGATGAGCTCC GAGATGTTTACATACAGCCAACACAGGACACAAAAAATCCTGTGATATATGgagtcttctctgtctctgg CTCTGTCTTCAAAGgctcagcagtttgtgtctACTCCATGGCCGACATCCGCATGGTTTTCAACGGACCCTTTGCACACAAGGAGGGTCCCAATTACCAGTGGGTGGCCTACACGGGGAAGATTCCCTACCCCCGCCCTGGCACG TGCCCTGGAGGCACATTCACCCCGAACATGAAGTCTACTAAGGACTATGCAGATGAAGTGATTAACTTCATGAGGAATCACCCTGCCATGTACAATGCAGTGTACCCAGTACACAAGCGCCCCCTGGTGGTCCGGACAAACGTGGACTATGAGTTCACCACCATCACAGTGGACCAGGTGACGGCAGCGGATGGCAACTATGAAGTGCTCTTCTTGGGAACTG ACAAGGGGACAGTTCAGAAAGTCATTGTGCTGCCCAGCGATGACCTGCAGACTGAGGAGCTGGTCCTAGAGGAGGTAGAGGTGTTCAAG GTCCCTACTCCAATCACAACAATGAAGATTTCGTCCAAAAGG CAACAGCTGTATGTATCATCTGGGGTTGGATTGACCCAGTTGGCTCTTCACCGGTGTGATGTGTACGGCGAAGCCTGCGCTGACTGCTGCCTGGCCAGAGACCCGTACTGTGCCTGGGATGGCAAGTCCTGCTCCCGTTACTCTGCCTCACAGAAGAG ACGGAGCCGGAGGCAGGATGTTAAGTACGGGAACCCCATCCGCCAGTGCCGAGGCTTCAACTCTAATG CCAATAAGAACACTCTGGAGATGGTGCAATATGGGGTGGAGGGAAGCAGTACGTTCCTAGAGTGTCAGGCCCGCTCTCCACATGCTGTCATCAAATGGCATTTGCAGAGAGATAACAGCGACCGCAGGAAAGAG atgCGTTCTGATGGCCGGGCTTTGAAGACAGAGCAAGGTCTTCTTCTGCGGTCTCTGCAGCCCTCCGACTCCGGCATGTACCAGTGCACGGCCACAGAGAAGAACTTCAAGCACACACTGGTGAAGCTGCAGTTGGTGGTGCTTTCGAGCCGGGCTGTCAACAACCTGCTAGTAGAGGGTGTGGGAGGACTGGTGCCCTCTTCCCTCCACTCCAGCACTACCCAGTGGACCCCCAGCACAGGCCAGTACAAGGACCTGTTGACCATCCTGAGCCAGCCAGAGATGAGCCTGATTAATCAATACTGCCAGGACTACTGGCAGTTCGGAGACCCACTTCTGGGCGCCCTTAAGGCCAAAGACCTGAAGGAGCTCAAGGAGCAAAAGAAACCCCGCAACCGCCGGCATCATggggaaggggaggaggaagaggagcagtaTGGAATAGAGACATGA
- the sema3fb gene encoding semaphorin-3F isoform X3 codes for MLLDGLWTVHALLALSSFALGNPVSNDPLAAPRVFISFKELRSTGTAHHFAYLLNTSDYRILRMDEDHDRMYVGSKDHILSLDLHDINKDPHIIHWPVSERRRMECLVSGKDANDECANFIRLIEPWNRTQLYVCGTGAYNPVCTFVNRGRKPQEEIFHLEPGKVESGKGKCSYDPKLNSVSALINGELYAGVYVDFMGTDSAIFRTLGTKTAMRTDQYNSRWLNDPTFIHVQLIPDSAERNDDKLYFFFREKSSEMGQSPVTQSRIGRICLNDDGGHCCLVNKWSTFLKARLICSVPGADGMETHFDELRDVYIQPTQDTKNPVIYGVFSVSGSVFKGSAVCVYSMADIRMVFNGPFAHKEGPNYQWVAYTGKIPYPRPGTCPGGTFTPNMKSTKDYADEVINFMRNHPAMYNAVYPVHKRPLVVRTNVDYEFTTITVDQVTAADGNYEVLFLGTDKGTVQKVIVLPSDDLQTEELVLEEVEVFKVPTPITTMKISSKRQQLYVSSGVGLTQLALHRCDVYGEACADCCLARDPYCAWDGKSCSRYSASQKRSDPFRRSRRQDVKYGNPIRQCRGFNSNANKNTLEMVQYGVEGSSTFLECQARSPHAVIKWHLQRDNSDRRKEMRSDGRALKTEQGLLLRSLQPSDSGMYQCTATEKNFKHTLVKLQLVVLSSRAVNNLLVEGVGGLVPSSLHSSTTQWTPSTGQYKDLLTILSQPEMSLINQYCQDYWQFGDPLLGALKAKDLKELKEQKKPRNRRHHGEGEEEEEQYGIET; via the exons AACTCAGATCCACCGGTACCGCTCATCACTTCGCCTACCTCCTCAACACATCTGACTACAGGATCCTGCGTATGGATGAGGACCATGACCGCATGTACGTCGGCAGCAAGGACCACATCCTGTCCTTAGACCTCCATGACATCAACAAGGACCCACATATT ATCCACTGGCCAGTGTCCGAACGAAGAAGGATGGAGTGCCTTGTGAGTGGGAAGGACGCCAAT GATGAGTGTGCAAACTTCATTCGTCTGATCGAGCCGTGGAACCGGACCCAGCTGTATGTCTGTGGAACAGGAGCTTACAATCCAGTCTGTACCTTTGTCAACCGCGGACGCAAACCTCAG GAAGAAATCTTCCATTTGGAGCCAGGCAAAGTGGAATCTGGGAAAGGAAAGTGCTCCTATGACCCGAAACTCAACAGCGTGTCAGCTTTGATCA atGGTGAACTATATGCTGGCGTCTATGTTGACTTTATGGGAACAGACTCCGCCATTTTCCGTACTTTGGGGACAAAGACTGCCATGCGAACAGATCAGTATAACTCCAGATGGTTGAATG ACCCCACTTTCATCCATGTACAGCTCATCCCAGACAGTGCTGAGAGAAATGATGACAAGCTGTATTTCTTCTTCCGGGAGAAGTCCTCTGAGATGGGCCAGAGTCCTGTGACCCAGTCCCGTATAGGACGCATCTGCTTG AACGATGACGGAGGCCACTGCTGTCTGGTGAACAAGTGGAGCACCTTCCTGAAGGCCAGGCTCATCTGCTCGGTGCCGGGGGCCGACGGCATGGAGACGCACTTCGATGAGCTCC GAGATGTTTACATACAGCCAACACAGGACACAAAAAATCCTGTGATATATGgagtcttctctgtctctgg CTCTGTCTTCAAAGgctcagcagtttgtgtctACTCCATGGCCGACATCCGCATGGTTTTCAACGGACCCTTTGCACACAAGGAGGGTCCCAATTACCAGTGGGTGGCCTACACGGGGAAGATTCCCTACCCCCGCCCTGGCACG TGCCCTGGAGGCACATTCACCCCGAACATGAAGTCTACTAAGGACTATGCAGATGAAGTGATTAACTTCATGAGGAATCACCCTGCCATGTACAATGCAGTGTACCCAGTACACAAGCGCCCCCTGGTGGTCCGGACAAACGTGGACTATGAGTTCACCACCATCACAGTGGACCAGGTGACGGCAGCGGATGGCAACTATGAAGTGCTCTTCTTGGGAACTG ACAAGGGGACAGTTCAGAAAGTCATTGTGCTGCCCAGCGATGACCTGCAGACTGAGGAGCTGGTCCTAGAGGAGGTAGAGGTGTTCAAG GTCCCTACTCCAATCACAACAATGAAGATTTCGTCCAAAAGG CAACAGCTGTATGTATCATCTGGGGTTGGATTGACCCAGTTGGCTCTTCACCGGTGTGATGTGTACGGCGAAGCCTGCGCTGACTGCTGCCTGGCCAGAGACCCGTACTGTGCCTGGGATGGCAAGTCCTGCTCCCGTTACTCTGCCTCACAGAAGAG GTCTGACCCCTTTAGACGGAGCCGGAGGCAGGATGTTAAGTACGGGAACCCCATCCGCCAGTGCCGAGGCTTCAACTCTAATG CCAATAAGAACACTCTGGAGATGGTGCAATATGGGGTGGAGGGAAGCAGTACGTTCCTAGAGTGTCAGGCCCGCTCTCCACATGCTGTCATCAAATGGCATTTGCAGAGAGATAACAGCGACCGCAGGAAAGAG atgCGTTCTGATGGCCGGGCTTTGAAGACAGAGCAAGGTCTTCTTCTGCGGTCTCTGCAGCCCTCCGACTCCGGCATGTACCAGTGCACGGCCACAGAGAAGAACTTCAAGCACACACTGGTGAAGCTGCAGTTGGTGGTGCTTTCGAGCCGGGCTGTCAACAACCTGCTAGTAGAGGGTGTGGGAGGACTGGTGCCCTCTTCCCTCCACTCCAGCACTACCCAGTGGACCCCCAGCACAGGCCAGTACAAGGACCTGTTGACCATCCTGAGCCAGCCAGAGATGAGCCTGATTAATCAATACTGCCAGGACTACTGGCAGTTCGGAGACCCACTTCTGGGCGCCCTTAAGGCCAAAGACCTGAAGGAGCTCAAGGAGCAAAAGAAACCCCGCAACCGCCGGCATCATggggaaggggaggaggaagaggagcagtaTGGAATAGAGACATGA
- the sema3fb gene encoding semaphorin-3F isoform X4: MLLDGLWTVHALLALSSFALGNPVSNDPLAAPRVFISFKELRSTGTAHHFAYLLNTSDYRILRMDEDHDRMYVGSKDHILSLDLHDINKDPHIIHWPVSERRRMECLVSGKDANDECANFIRLIEPWNRTQLYVCGTGAYNPVCTFVNRGRKPQEEIFHLEPGKVESGKGKCSYDPKLNSVSALINGELYAGVYVDFMGTDSAIFRTLGTKTAMRTDQYNSRWLNDPTFIHVQLIPDSAERNDDKLYFFFREKSSEMGQSPVTQSRIGRICLNDDGGHCCLVNKWSTFLKARLICSVPGADGMETHFDELRDVYIQPTQDTKNPVIYGVFSVSGSVFKGSAVCVYSMADIRMVFNGPFAHKEGPNYQWVAYTGKIPYPRPGTCPGGTFTPNMKSTKDYADEVINFMRNHPAMYNAVYPVHKRPLVVRTNVDYEFTTITVDQVTAADGNYEVLFLGTDKGTVQKVIVLPSDDLQTEELVLEEVEVFKVPTPITTMKISSKRQQLYVSSGVGLTQLALHRCDVYGEACADCCLARDPYCAWDGKSCSRYSASQKRRSRRQDVKYGNPIRQCRGFNSNANKNTLEMVQYGVEGSSTFLECQARSPHAVIKWHLQRDNSDRRKEMRSDGRALKTEQGLLLRSLQPSDSGMYQCTATEKNFKHTLVKLQLVVLSSRAVNNLLVEGVGGLVPSSLHSSTTQWTPSTGQYKDLLTILSQPEMSLINQYCQDYWQFGDPLLGALKAKDLKELKEQKKPRNRRHHGEGEEEEEQYGIET; the protein is encoded by the exons AACTCAGATCCACCGGTACCGCTCATCACTTCGCCTACCTCCTCAACACATCTGACTACAGGATCCTGCGTATGGATGAGGACCATGACCGCATGTACGTCGGCAGCAAGGACCACATCCTGTCCTTAGACCTCCATGACATCAACAAGGACCCACATATT ATCCACTGGCCAGTGTCCGAACGAAGAAGGATGGAGTGCCTTGTGAGTGGGAAGGACGCCAAT GATGAGTGTGCAAACTTCATTCGTCTGATCGAGCCGTGGAACCGGACCCAGCTGTATGTCTGTGGAACAGGAGCTTACAATCCAGTCTGTACCTTTGTCAACCGCGGACGCAAACCTCAG GAAGAAATCTTCCATTTGGAGCCAGGCAAAGTGGAATCTGGGAAAGGAAAGTGCTCCTATGACCCGAAACTCAACAGCGTGTCAGCTTTGATCA atGGTGAACTATATGCTGGCGTCTATGTTGACTTTATGGGAACAGACTCCGCCATTTTCCGTACTTTGGGGACAAAGACTGCCATGCGAACAGATCAGTATAACTCCAGATGGTTGAATG ACCCCACTTTCATCCATGTACAGCTCATCCCAGACAGTGCTGAGAGAAATGATGACAAGCTGTATTTCTTCTTCCGGGAGAAGTCCTCTGAGATGGGCCAGAGTCCTGTGACCCAGTCCCGTATAGGACGCATCTGCTTG AACGATGACGGAGGCCACTGCTGTCTGGTGAACAAGTGGAGCACCTTCCTGAAGGCCAGGCTCATCTGCTCGGTGCCGGGGGCCGACGGCATGGAGACGCACTTCGATGAGCTCC GAGATGTTTACATACAGCCAACACAGGACACAAAAAATCCTGTGATATATGgagtcttctctgtctctgg CTCTGTCTTCAAAGgctcagcagtttgtgtctACTCCATGGCCGACATCCGCATGGTTTTCAACGGACCCTTTGCACACAAGGAGGGTCCCAATTACCAGTGGGTGGCCTACACGGGGAAGATTCCCTACCCCCGCCCTGGCACG TGCCCTGGAGGCACATTCACCCCGAACATGAAGTCTACTAAGGACTATGCAGATGAAGTGATTAACTTCATGAGGAATCACCCTGCCATGTACAATGCAGTGTACCCAGTACACAAGCGCCCCCTGGTGGTCCGGACAAACGTGGACTATGAGTTCACCACCATCACAGTGGACCAGGTGACGGCAGCGGATGGCAACTATGAAGTGCTCTTCTTGGGAACTG ACAAGGGGACAGTTCAGAAAGTCATTGTGCTGCCCAGCGATGACCTGCAGACTGAGGAGCTGGTCCTAGAGGAGGTAGAGGTGTTCAAG GTCCCTACTCCAATCACAACAATGAAGATTTCGTCCAAAAGG CAACAGCTGTATGTATCATCTGGGGTTGGATTGACCCAGTTGGCTCTTCACCGGTGTGATGTGTACGGCGAAGCCTGCGCTGACTGCTGCCTGGCCAGAGACCCGTACTGTGCCTGGGATGGCAAGTCCTGCTCCCGTTACTCTGCCTCACAGAAGAG ACGGAGCCGGAGGCAGGATGTTAAGTACGGGAACCCCATCCGCCAGTGCCGAGGCTTCAACTCTAATG CCAATAAGAACACTCTGGAGATGGTGCAATATGGGGTGGAGGGAAGCAGTACGTTCCTAGAGTGTCAGGCCCGCTCTCCACATGCTGTCATCAAATGGCATTTGCAGAGAGATAACAGCGACCGCAGGAAAGAG atgCGTTCTGATGGCCGGGCTTTGAAGACAGAGCAAGGTCTTCTTCTGCGGTCTCTGCAGCCCTCCGACTCCGGCATGTACCAGTGCACGGCCACAGAGAAGAACTTCAAGCACACACTGGTGAAGCTGCAGTTGGTGGTGCTTTCGAGCCGGGCTGTCAACAACCTGCTAGTAGAGGGTGTGGGAGGACTGGTGCCCTCTTCCCTCCACTCCAGCACTACCCAGTGGACCCCCAGCACAGGCCAGTACAAGGACCTGTTGACCATCCTGAGCCAGCCAGAGATGAGCCTGATTAATCAATACTGCCAGGACTACTGGCAGTTCGGAGACCCACTTCTGGGCGCCCTTAAGGCCAAAGACCTGAAGGAGCTCAAGGAGCAAAAGAAACCCCGCAACCGCCGGCATCATggggaaggggaggaggaagaggagcagtaTGGAATAGAGACATGA